The nucleotide window ATCCAATTTGTGAAAAGAGGTGGCAGGCCTCTCTTTATATTTAAGAGCAGGCTTATAAAACCTTTTTGATGAAGCTTATAGTCGGTTCAGGTTtgtcttggaccagctcttagTAATGCTGCTATAGGTGTAGAATGTCAGGGGACACAtcacacacggagcttctctctcctctcctccctcattatcacattaatgtctcatcaatacatattactgacttgacttcttccctggaGCCCTTGTGTtttatcgtttgcagatccaggatcgctgctgcagccacatcgtggatcatgatgCTGGATCGTAGACAGTGATCATGGACCAtatcatgatggtggatcacgGATCGTGATCGTGTTGGTAGCTGATCATGGAGTGTCATGGTGGATCTGATTGTGGTAGCAGTTGATCGCGGTGGCAGCTGATGGCTGATCAGTTAATAGGGTTTTTTGGTactttttccttactcttgttgaggcttaagaacagaggatgtcgcaccttgttaggccctatgagacaaattttgatttgtgaatatggggtcttcaaataaaatgttgattGACTGATGATTGACAAGCCAAAATGGGCGTTGTTCTATTCCCTAACCCTCACTTTACATACATCAGATACaggcctaaccctaaccaggaCCTCGCTGAACTTACTGAACCATAAACCCAAATCGTGGCCCTCTGAAGAGATCAAGGAACTACCTCACATTCCCAGACTGTTCTCACTCTCATGGTCTGAAATAAAACAGCTCCACTGCACACAAAACGTACGAGCGCACAAGAAAACAGGGGGCAGGATCAAACCAATAACTTTTCAAAATGGATCGGGGGGTCTATAATGAAATCGTACAAAGGGCAGGGACTGTGCGGTAAGTGATGCGCAGCCTTCCTCACAAACCTTGCAGCATTATGCCGACCTGGCTGCAGTCAAGCTGGAACACATTTGGAGAAGATTTTTTCTTAGCAGTGTTAAATCTTTACAGGGAGACTTCAGGGATTTTGAAGAGAATTAAAACTTTCTCAaagagtgtgtgtcctctccaAGACCAGGTGCAAACTTCATCCCCTGCGTGCGATATGTGACAACAGAAGCTCCTCCAGGGTCGTGTTTGGTTCTGTTTTGCGTGAGCGTGTACGTGTTTCTATATCACATGCTCTTATACAACAAGCACTTCAAAAGTGGTGTATTGAACACTGTGTGCTGCTCGGCCTCTATAACCTTGGCATCAATGGCACACCCCTCTCCCCCAGAATGCATTTCCAGCGCGTTACTAAGCACAGTTCACCCACGGAAACAGAGGCTCTTGATTGGAGTGCACTCTCCCGCTAAAAGCTTTGTTCTCTTTCCCTTTATATTTAGAATGTGTggtgtggagagaaaaatgcTGCAACCATTattggctgcagcttcaggtcACACATTTAGGGCTCCCAACTGTAATTCCATGGGTGCCTCTCTGGGTGTCTATCTCATTAATGCAACactgtgtggggggggatgctctacaaaaacaaagtgagcAGGACCTCCTACCCACATACCATTCATAAGTTTGTatgtgcgtgtacgtgtgtgggCTGAAGAGTGTggcgtgtgtgtttatttgtgttatttgtcagTGATTGAGTTTTTAACACAGGGACCACCCACCCACTTTCCTGTTTAATATATGTCTCTGTAAAACGAGCAGAATGACCTATGCTGCACCCCATAACTGAACACTTGATCTCAGGTAGGCAACAAACTCGATGAGGGGATGCCGTGGGTGTCCATGTTTCACGAGGCAGGAAGTTGCAGGACACATATAGGGGCAGAGGGATTTAAATGGAAATCAAGTGGTGATGTAAATGCAGTGCAGAGGCTGCCCTGTGAGCTGGAGTGGAAGATAACACACTGAATTTAAGTTGTGAGGTGGCCGAGCATGAGGAGACTGCAGATTGTATAAGGAAAAACAATCACCATTACTTTGACGTATATTAGCTTGTCCAGCTTTGTGCAGAAGaaggtttttatatttaaaaaataaatctgccaTAATTTGAAATTCGTTGTTTTGTTCACAACAGTTTAATTCATCAATCGTTTGGCACTTTGAAGAAGAGCATTCCTCAAAATAAACAACTGAGTGAGACATCTTAACAACTGAAGATTCCATGACTTGGATCATTGTTCACAGATATTCCTTAAAATTAAGGGTTTGGGGAATAACGTGTGGActtaatatgtttttattacatcaaAAACATGTGTCCACACTTTGTCACAGTTGAGAACGAGAACCTCCTTTATGCTCTTTTTGTGAATGACCAAGATACAACATGACCTCAGTGAATGCATGAAAATGAATCTCTGAAATCCGGACACCCCCAGCGTTCAGCGGAGTGAGCTGAAAGAAGCGGTGCCACCCAACAAGCCAGTCCTAACACAACTGCAGCGTTTTAATGTGACTGAGGGGAAGAGCTGgagggatagagagaaagaTCCCATGACGCCCTCCGCTCCACAGTGACATCACCGGCTCTGAAAAAGACGCGCAAGAGGGAGATGGGAGGCACCCCCACTTATTAGATTTCATAAGGTCCTGGTCACAAGAGAAAGATGCTGCTGCGCCTCTGTGAGGACGCGGGTGATGTGCGCCAGCGGAGCGACTGAATTTTTGACATCCTGGGGAAAATTGCGGGGAGACAGAAACAACTCCAGACGGAAGCAGCTCTGCAGGGATCGTTTCGCCACGGAAGACACTACGAATTGGCTTCGTGTATGTGACTCCGTGCGCACGCAGAGGTTAACTTTGAGCCGTCCCCTTCCCAAGTGGCTTGAAACGCGGGCATCATGTTTTGTTGGCGACTCAACGTAAATATTGCATTATATTaactttatttcactttgtgtgAGCCTTTCTGTGATCGCTCCTCACATGAGACGCTCGGCAAGGCGCGCGTCTCCAAACGAGGGCGCACGGAGGTGTGTGGAGAAGTGCAGAGCTTGTTCACTCTAAACCGTTGTTAATTGTCGCCTCGCTGTTCACGACCGGAAATTTGATTACTGTAAATTGAATCTCTCCCCTTCAAGACAACGATTAATCAACCGAGACAAACAGATCCAGCTTTGCGCGCAAggaagttgtttttcatttgtgcgCTTCTGGCTGAATTGTTACTCTGCAGGGGTTGATGCGCAGCAGGCAGAGTCACAAATATTAATTCTGTATTTCTGTGGGGAAATCTGTTCTACAAAGAGGCAGAGCGTCGTTTTTAATTGAAAGGCACCGATCCGTGTTTCGACGCACACCGCCCGGGACTGTTTGTGCGCTTAAAATGGACTTGGAAGACCTGCAGTGGAGGATGCGAGGGAGCTAACATTTGGACGCAACACAGAGACGAAACAACAGCAACTGAGGTAAATATAACTATTATCACATTATCTGTATTGTCCAAAACCGAATGGAACATTTAAATCTGCAAACCTACAATAATGTTATGAcgaattatttttaaaaagacctTGATGAAAACCAGTATACAAACAATTCCAATGTCCAAactttaatatacatatattattattatgtatttatttgtatcgGTGAAGACTCCTGGAGAACTACACCCAGCATGGCCTCGGTTCTGGACAGCAGCTGCTCCATGGAGCTGAGCGGCTGGAACAGCAGCGGGAGCAACTCCGGAGCCTCCGTGCCCTGCAACCAGAGCGTCCTGAATCTCGCCCCGTACTCCCCCGAAGCCACGGCGCTCTTCGCCACCGCCATCACCTGCATGGTCCTCTTCACCATCGTGGGCAACATCATGGTCATCATCGCTGTCCTGACCAGCCGGGCGCTCCGGGGTCCGCAGAACCTGTTCTTGGTGTCCCTGGCCGCTGCGGACATTTTAGTGGCCACGCTTATCATCCCCTTCTCCCTGGCTAATGAACTTCTCGGCTACTGGTACTTTAAGTCTCTGTGGTGTGAGATCTACTTGGCGCTGGACGTGCTCTTCTGCACCTCCTCTATTGTGCACCTGTGCGCCATCTCCTTGGACCGCTACCTCTCCATTTCCAGGGTCACGTATGGGCGTCAGCGGACTCCCAGACGCATCAAAGCCGCGATTGTGGTGGTTTGGCTCATCTCTGCCatcatctccttccctcccctgctctcactgaacaagagcGAGCCAGGGGAGGGGGAGGCCGACAGAGGCCCCCAGTGCAGGCTGAACGATGAACGCTGGTACATCCTTTACTCCACCATTGGCTCCTTCTTTGCACCATGCGTCATCATGATCCTGGTCTACGTAAGAATCTACCAAATAGCCAAGCAGAGAACACGATGCCCACCAGGAGAGCCCAGGAAGGATGGCGCTGGCTCGGCCACGCCAAGTCATCCTCAACGCCATGCACAGACCAACGGGAAAAATGATGAAGAAAGCACACCCCCTTCATCCCACAAAGCCTCCAATGCCAGACCCCCCACTCTTGCCATTACCCCTTCCTCAACCCAAGGAGAGTCTCCAACCTCCCAGAATCCCACACCCAATAATCTCCTGCAACCTCCGCCCCCTTCTACAGCCATGACCCCTGTCACATCCTCCCTTGATACCTCTCCCCATGGCCCCTCACCCCCATCCCCTGTGCCTCAGTCTGCCCCTGCCAAGactaaagagaagaagaagaagggcaAGCTGTGGGGAGGGAAAAAAGCTGACAATAACAATGGCGACAGCTCAAGCACAGATAGTGATATGGAGCACAGCCACGGAGGAGGTCGAGGCAGCCCCAACATGCCAGGATCCCCTGCTGGAGGGGGCATCCACTCCCCGGCCTCAGTCAAGCGGTACCGGGACATGATTGCCACTTCAAAGGGGGCTCGGCTGGTGCCAGGGAGGAAGTCAAAAACAGACAACAACCCTGGAGCAGCGAGGCGTAAAGCGATGGTGAACAGAGAGAAACGTTTCACCTTTGTCCTGGCGGTGGTCATCGGTGTCTTTGTGGTGTGCTGGTTCCCATTCTTCTTCTCCTACTCTCTACAGGCTGTGTGCCCGGAGACCTGTACCATCCCCGATCCTCTCTTTACGTTTTTCTTCTGGATTGGTTACTGCAACTCGTCACTCAACCCCGTCATATACACCATCTTCAACAAAGAATTCAGACAGGCCTTCAAAAAGATATTGTGCAGTGGCACCAAGGGTACTTTCTTTTAGCATAAAAATCCACTGTATTGGACATGGacataaaacaaattataaatctgaggcacaggaaaaaaaaaccaatcATTTCCATCTCTAGGAACACTGAAAGGGCTGTTTCAAAAACATGTTGAACTATGGAAATTCCAGCATAAAATTCAGAACAGAGTCGCACTCTTTTACAGCCACAGTGTGCCCAAGCAGGCAACGTGGACAGTGAAATCCCGACTCTGATACGCACATCATTTTTACAGGGTGTGGCTGAAAACATGAGACGTGGGACAGAGGTAGACAATGATAAACTGCTTCCCGCTTCAGTGATGCTGATAAGATTTTAAATGCAAAGCTTTATCTCCATGATCTCACTGAATAACGGATAGCACCAGGAGAGAAAGCAGAATAAATATTATAGGAAGAAATACCCATATGTAAGAAATCAGACTTGATATCTTGGAGAAAGAAGGACAACTCTTGAGAATTAACTCCAGAATAAGAATATAGGATCtttaatgtataatatatataggtTTTTTGTAGTTATTAAGGACTCTAGAGCTTCTGGGGGAAAGAAAACTGGTGAAAAGAAGGAGAAGTGACCTTAGATTCCAAGGAGCCTAGGGCCCTTTCTCTATCAATACAGAGCACAAGGATCACACACGATTAGTGATGATTTCTTACATCTGCAGTCTTAATTTGCCCGGCTGCAGGGCAAACATGTGTTTCTTGATTTTATCTACAAGCGCAACAACAAGCAAAGGTTTTCTGACGATCTCAAAGGTAATAGCACAGACAAGGGCAGCCTTTCTCACTGAAGAAAAGCCTTTTTGTCAGACACCTTGCTCTCGGCTCAGCTTGGGTCGTAGAAGAC belongs to Hippoglossus stenolepis isolate QCI-W04-F060 chromosome 9, HSTE1.2, whole genome shotgun sequence and includes:
- the adra2b gene encoding alpha-2B adrenergic receptor; amino-acid sequence: MASVLDSSCSMELSGWNSSGSNSGASVPCNQSVLNLAPYSPEATALFATAITCMVLFTIVGNIMVIIAVLTSRALRGPQNLFLVSLAAADILVATLIIPFSLANELLGYWYFKSLWCEIYLALDVLFCTSSIVHLCAISLDRYLSISRVTYGRQRTPRRIKAAIVVVWLISAIISFPPLLSLNKSEPGEGEADRGPQCRLNDERWYILYSTIGSFFAPCVIMILVYVRIYQIAKQRTRCPPGEPRKDGAGSATPSHPQRHAQTNGKNDEESTPPSSHKASNARPPTLAITPSSTQGESPTSQNPTPNNLLQPPPPSTAMTPVTSSLDTSPHGPSPPSPVPQSAPAKTKEKKKKGKLWGGKKADNNNGDSSSTDSDMEHSHGGGRGSPNMPGSPAGGGIHSPASVKRYRDMIATSKGARLVPGRKSKTDNNPGAARRKAMVNREKRFTFVLAVVIGVFVVCWFPFFFSYSLQAVCPETCTIPDPLFTFFFWIGYCNSSLNPVIYTIFNKEFRQAFKKILCSGTKGTFF